One region of Candidatus Angelobacter sp. genomic DNA includes:
- the rplM gene encoding 50S ribosomal protein L13 produces the protein MKTYLPKVNVNERKWHVVDANGAVLGRLAVQVANILRGKNKPVFTPHLDAGDFVVVINAEKVVLTGKKEDEKLFMSYSGWKGGESYRSVAQVRARTPERLILHAVKGMIPKNRLGDRLLTKLKVYKGANHPHAAQQPAALAAAD, from the coding sequence ATGAAAACGTATCTGCCAAAAGTGAATGTGAACGAGCGCAAATGGCACGTTGTTGACGCCAATGGCGCCGTCCTGGGGCGGCTTGCCGTCCAGGTCGCCAACATTCTTCGAGGCAAAAACAAGCCGGTATTCACGCCACACCTCGACGCGGGCGACTTCGTTGTGGTGATCAACGCTGAAAAAGTCGTTTTGACCGGCAAAAAGGAGGACGAAAAACTGTTCATGTCCTACTCCGGTTGGAAAGGCGGCGAAAGCTACCGGTCGGTCGCGCAGGTTCGGGCCAGAACTCCCGAGCGCCTTATCCTGCACGCCGTCAAAGGCATGATCCCCAAGAACCGCCTTGGCGACCGGCTGTTGACCAAGCTCAAGGTCTATAAGGGCGCCAACCATCCGCACGCCGCGCAACAACCGGCGGCGCTCGCGGCGGCTGATTGA
- the rpsI gene encoding 30S ribosomal protein S9 codes for MPATTEFLGTGRRKTSVARVRLAPGSGKITVNNRPFENYFPIENLRMMAQQPLTVTETAAKFDVRISVIGGGPSGQAGAVRHGIARALLLADANLRPTLKSNGLLTRDPRMRERKKYGQPGARKRFQYSKR; via the coding sequence ATGCCTGCAACCACAGAATTCCTCGGAACAGGCCGTCGCAAGACCTCGGTGGCCCGTGTGCGCCTCGCTCCCGGCTCGGGGAAGATCACGGTCAACAACCGGCCGTTTGAGAACTATTTTCCAATCGAAAACCTGCGGATGATGGCACAGCAACCGTTGACGGTCACCGAGACCGCCGCGAAGTTCGACGTGCGGATCAGCGTCATCGGTGGTGGACCCTCGGGCCAGGCCGGCGCGGTGCGGCACGGCATCGCCCGGGCGTTGTTGCTGGCGGATGCCAACCTTCGTCCCACACTCAAATCGAACGGGCTGCTCACGCGCGATCCGCGCATGCGCGAGCGCAAGAAATACGGCCAGCCGGGCGCTCGAAAACGTTTCCAATACAGCAAGCGTTAA